Proteins encoded within one genomic window of Acidithiobacillus sp. AMEEHan:
- a CDS encoding RidA family protein — protein MPKPVHSAEAPKAIGAYSQAMIHGDLLYLSGQIPIDPKTGELVDGDFAAQMQQVLNNLQAVCVAAGTDLRRAVKLQVYLSDLSNFATVNALMESFFTPPYPARAALQVAALPRNAAVEIDGIVALAEADHATG, from the coding sequence ATGCCAAAACCTGTTCATAGTGCAGAAGCCCCAAAGGCCATCGGCGCCTACAGTCAAGCCATGATCCATGGTGATTTGCTGTATCTATCTGGTCAGATCCCGATCGATCCGAAAACGGGAGAGCTGGTTGACGGAGACTTTGCTGCGCAGATGCAACAGGTCCTGAATAATCTGCAAGCCGTCTGTGTGGCGGCGGGAACGGACCTGCGCCGGGCGGTGAAATTACAGGTTTATCTGAGTGACCTCAGCAATTTTGCGACGGTCAATGCGCTCATGGAGAGTTTTTTTACCCCTCCGTATCCGGCACGCGCGGCATTACAAGTTGCCGCCTTGCCCCGCAACGCGGCAGTGGAGATCGACGGCATCGTTGCCTTGGCTGAGGCGGATCATGCTACCGGCTGA
- the recG gene encoding ATP-dependent DNA helicase RecG, giving the protein MAVSRPALHLQDPLAAFPGIGPAIAGRMAVLGLERIEDLLFHLPLRFQDRRRLMPIASLQPNMECAVLGEIVDLQRQTGRREQWSLRLADASGAALRLRFFHLSPALRQQWHIGRRLWCFGELRLGVQGLEMVHPEWQLADRKDFRPPEHLTPFYPSTQGIHQQQWRRFIAAAQELLPSLADPLQAYLPQWPSLADSIRYLHLGGGRAPMPADREWQRVALEELLAHHLALRRERRRSAPQLVESAPDPSLWHRLRATLSFSPTPAQERVIAEAVADLASQRPMRRLVQGDVGSGKTLVAVAILLHVVATGKQVAVMAPTEILAVQLYERLQSWLSQLGVAVGILLGSQGVRQRRATMTDVQEGGLSVVCGTQALFQENVEFARLGLVIIDEQHRFGVDQRRRLLEKGELPHLLVMTATPIPRTLAMTLHADLDVSSIDELPPGRQPIDTLVLADDRREELIQRLHHLLAAGRQIYWVCPLIEESEVLQLQAAETSHADLQMALPDIPMGLLHGRQRSEEKAQVMEAFRQGKLRILVATTVIEVGVDVPNASVMVIEHAERLGLAQLHQLRGRVGRGQQASVCILMYHAPLSAKARERLQIMRDSQDGFAIARKDLEMRGPGEFLGVRQSGERNLRFANLLRDEALLALLPGLAERLERDCPEAIDALVQRWLGSGTAYAAIG; this is encoded by the coding sequence ATGGCTGTATCGCGTCCAGCGCTGCATCTGCAGGATCCCTTGGCAGCGTTCCCTGGCATCGGACCAGCCATTGCCGGGCGGATGGCAGTCTTGGGTCTGGAAAGGATCGAGGACCTGCTTTTTCATCTTCCCCTGCGTTTTCAGGATCGTCGGCGCCTCATGCCGATTGCCTCTCTGCAGCCGAATATGGAATGCGCGGTGCTGGGGGAGATTGTCGATCTGCAGCGCCAGACGGGCCGGCGAGAGCAGTGGTCGCTGCGCCTTGCGGATGCAAGCGGGGCAGCCCTTCGCCTGCGATTTTTCCACCTCAGCCCGGCCTTGCGCCAGCAATGGCACATCGGTCGCAGGCTCTGGTGCTTTGGTGAACTGCGTCTGGGCGTACAGGGTCTGGAGATGGTGCATCCAGAGTGGCAGCTTGCCGATCGTAAGGATTTTCGGCCTCCCGAACATCTGACACCTTTTTATCCCAGCACTCAGGGCATCCATCAGCAGCAGTGGCGGCGCTTCATTGCAGCGGCACAAGAATTGTTGCCAAGCCTTGCAGATCCCTTACAGGCATACCTTCCGCAGTGGCCGAGCCTAGCCGATAGTATTCGTTACCTGCATCTGGGAGGGGGGCGGGCGCCCATGCCAGCGGACCGGGAGTGGCAACGAGTCGCCTTGGAAGAGCTGTTGGCGCATCATCTGGCATTGCGTCGGGAACGCCGGAGAAGCGCTCCGCAACTCGTGGAATCCGCGCCTGATCCCAGTCTTTGGCATCGGCTGCGCGCGACCTTGTCTTTTTCGCCAACTCCAGCGCAGGAGAGGGTGATTGCCGAGGCGGTAGCCGACCTGGCGAGTCAGCGGCCAATGCGACGGCTGGTGCAGGGCGACGTCGGTTCGGGCAAAACCCTGGTGGCCGTTGCGATTCTCTTGCATGTGGTGGCGACGGGTAAGCAGGTTGCCGTCATGGCTCCGACCGAAATCCTCGCAGTGCAGTTGTATGAGCGTCTGCAGTCCTGGTTGTCGCAGCTGGGCGTGGCGGTGGGAATCCTGCTGGGTAGCCAGGGAGTGCGTCAGCGACGCGCCACCATGACGGATGTGCAGGAAGGTGGCCTGTCGGTTGTTTGCGGGACACAGGCGCTCTTTCAGGAGAATGTGGAGTTTGCCCGTCTTGGCCTAGTGATCATTGATGAGCAGCATCGCTTTGGTGTGGACCAACGTCGACGTCTTCTGGAAAAGGGCGAACTGCCACATCTCCTGGTGATGACCGCGACCCCCATCCCACGCACTCTGGCCATGACCCTGCATGCCGATCTGGATGTCTCCAGCATCGATGAATTGCCGCCGGGGCGGCAACCCATCGACACCCTGGTGCTGGCCGATGACCGACGGGAGGAATTGATTCAGCGGCTGCATCACCTGCTCGCCGCTGGGCGCCAGATTTATTGGGTCTGTCCGTTGATCGAGGAGTCCGAGGTTCTGCAATTGCAGGCAGCCGAGACCAGTCATGCCGATTTGCAGATGGCATTGCCGGATATTCCCATGGGATTGCTGCATGGGCGCCAGCGCAGTGAAGAGAAGGCGCAGGTGATGGAGGCGTTTCGGCAGGGAAAGTTGCGAATATTGGTGGCGACAACGGTGATAGAAGTGGGAGTCGATGTTCCCAATGCATCGGTTATGGTGATTGAACATGCCGAGCGTTTGGGATTGGCGCAATTGCATCAGTTGCGTGGCAGAGTTGGCCGTGGACAGCAGGCCAGCGTTTGTATCTTGATGTATCATGCGCCGCTTTCTGCGAAGGCGCGGGAAAGACTGCAGATCATGCGTGACTCCCAAGATGGCTTTGCCATTGCCCGTAAGGACTTGGAGATGCGGGGACCGGGAGAGTTTCTCGGGGTACGGCAGAGCGGCGAACGGAATTTGCGGTTTGCCAATCTGTTGCGCGACGAAGCGCTTTTAGCCCTTCTTCCAGGGCTTGCCGAACGCCTGGAGCGGGACTGTCCAGAGGCGATCGATGCACTCGTCCAGCGCTGGTTGGGCTCAGGCACCGCTTATGCCGCAATAGGCTAA
- a CDS encoding bifunctional (p)ppGpp synthetase/guanosine-3',5'-bis(diphosphate) 3'-pyrophosphohydrolase — MSAATELSNPADSVFLAEAAEVLQLSPVTPALGDPCAPLRLLLQRYLSPEDEQKVRDAYELAALAHREQRRRSGEPYIHHPVAVACILAELQLDVATIQAALLHDVIEDCGISKDELTARFGAEVTEMVDGVSKLGQVRFETREEAQAENFRKMFLAMSRDIRVVLIKLADRLHNMRTMGVMAADKRRRISRETLDIYAPIAQRLGIHAIRIELEELAFSHLYPKRWHALNQAIKAARGNRKEGVQKIGQLIAERLRQEAIHAQVSGREKHVYSIYRKMQRKGLPFSAIHDLHAFRIIVDDVDTCYRVLGIVHSLFRPIPGRFKDYIAIPKSNGYQSLHTILLGPFGHPVEIQIRTEDMHRVAEAGVAAHWLYKSGIQRAHAEAQARAWIQRLLELQAQGGDSQEFLESLKMDLFPDEVYVFTPKGKILGLPRGATAIDFAYAVHSDIGNRAVAAKINEIYVPLRSIIDNGDKVEIITAESAHPQAGWLEVVVTAKARANIRSYLKTIQRGDAEQLGTNLLDKALRSLGTTIEALAEEDFQRVYSTFQVADRSALLVSIGIGQVIPLVVAQKLVPEEERGRLAQTARRLGQAVSSLLPGRPGREAGHNQPLLIRGTEGMPVTLARCCRPIPGDPILGFITAGKGIVVHTHDCHNIREWRKRRDRWVDVQWDPEVHSEFPVLVRVVAESGRGVLARVATHIAQADANIDHVDIEPQDGLYTGITFTITVRDRDHLAQVVRNLRSLPSVSRVQRVKG; from the coding sequence ATGTCGGCAGCGACTGAACTCAGCAACCCGGCGGACTCCGTTTTTCTGGCGGAGGCTGCCGAGGTTTTGCAGCTCTCGCCGGTGACTCCCGCTTTGGGTGACCCCTGTGCGCCGTTGCGCCTGCTGCTGCAGCGGTATCTGTCGCCGGAAGATGAGCAGAAGGTGCGAGATGCCTACGAGCTGGCGGCATTGGCACATCGGGAACAACGGCGTCGTAGTGGCGAGCCCTACATTCATCACCCAGTGGCGGTTGCCTGTATCCTCGCTGAACTCCAGCTGGATGTTGCCACCATACAGGCGGCCCTGCTACATGATGTCATAGAGGATTGTGGCATCAGCAAGGACGAGCTGACGGCGCGCTTTGGCGCCGAGGTCACCGAAATGGTGGATGGCGTCAGCAAACTCGGCCAAGTGCGTTTCGAAACCCGGGAAGAGGCGCAGGCGGAAAACTTCCGCAAGATGTTCCTGGCGATGTCGCGCGACATTCGCGTTGTGCTGATCAAACTTGCTGACCGCCTGCATAATATGCGGACCATGGGGGTAATGGCGGCGGACAAGCGCCGGCGTATTTCCCGGGAGACTCTCGATATCTATGCGCCAATCGCCCAGCGTCTCGGGATCCATGCCATTCGTATCGAGTTGGAAGAACTCGCTTTTTCGCATCTGTACCCAAAACGCTGGCATGCCTTGAATCAGGCCATCAAGGCAGCCCGGGGTAATCGTAAGGAAGGTGTACAGAAAATTGGACAGCTGATAGCCGAACGTTTGCGGCAGGAAGCCATCCATGCCCAGGTGAGCGGGCGGGAAAAGCATGTTTACAGCATCTATCGGAAAATGCAGCGCAAGGGACTCCCCTTTTCCGCCATTCACGATCTGCATGCCTTTCGCATCATTGTCGACGATGTCGATACCTGCTACCGAGTGCTCGGTATCGTCCACAGTCTGTTTCGTCCGATTCCCGGACGTTTCAAGGATTATATCGCCATCCCGAAATCGAACGGCTACCAGTCTCTCCATACCATCCTGCTGGGGCCGTTTGGACATCCGGTAGAGATTCAGATTCGTACCGAGGATATGCATCGGGTGGCGGAAGCCGGGGTGGCAGCGCACTGGCTCTATAAAAGCGGAATTCAGCGGGCCCATGCCGAGGCGCAGGCGCGCGCATGGATCCAGCGCCTTCTCGAGCTACAGGCACAGGGCGGAGATTCACAAGAGTTCCTGGAAAGCCTGAAGATGGATCTCTTTCCCGATGAGGTCTACGTCTTCACGCCAAAGGGCAAAATTCTGGGTTTGCCGCGCGGTGCAACGGCGATTGATTTTGCCTATGCGGTGCACAGTGATATCGGTAATCGCGCGGTGGCTGCCAAAATCAATGAGATCTATGTGCCGTTACGCAGCATCATCGACAATGGTGACAAGGTGGAGATCATCACCGCCGAGTCGGCGCATCCCCAGGCGGGCTGGCTGGAGGTGGTGGTTACCGCCAAGGCGCGGGCCAATATCCGCTCCTACCTCAAGACCATACAACGCGGCGATGCGGAACAACTCGGGACTAACCTGCTCGACAAGGCCTTGCGTAGCCTGGGAACAACCATCGAAGCGCTGGCGGAAGAGGATTTTCAGCGTGTCTATTCCACGTTCCAAGTGGCAGACCGGAGCGCCCTGTTGGTGTCGATCGGTATCGGTCAAGTAATCCCGTTGGTGGTGGCACAAAAGCTCGTACCTGAGGAGGAGCGAGGGCGATTGGCGCAAACGGCGCGGCGGCTGGGGCAGGCGGTCAGTTCACTGTTGCCTGGCCGGCCTGGGCGCGAAGCGGGGCACAACCAGCCGTTGCTCATCCGTGGCACCGAGGGGATGCCGGTCACTCTGGCGCGTTGCTGTCGTCCCATTCCCGGTGACCCGATCCTTGGCTTTATCACGGCGGGCAAGGGGATCGTCGTGCATACCCACGATTGTCACAATATTCGCGAATGGCGTAAGCGTCGCGACCGCTGGGTAGATGTACAGTGGGATCCCGAGGTGCATTCCGAGTTTCCGGTCTTGGTGCGGGTCGTGGCGGAGAGCGGGCGCGGGGTCCTGGCGCGGGTGGCAACCCACATCGCCCAGGCCGATGCCAACATCGATCATGTCGATATCGAGCCTCAGGATGGCCTGTATACCGGTATCACCTTTACCATCACTGTCCGCGACCGCGATCATCTTGCCCAGGTCGTGCGGAATTTGCGCTCCCTGCCTTCGGTGTCGCGGGTGCAGCGTGTGAAAGGATGA
- a CDS encoding DUF1858 domain-containing protein — protein MLPADLQQPVRVLLQRYPELRGLLEEKGIHCNECFVAERETLAGVAAMHHLDLQLLLQDWEKRRARDANA, from the coding sequence ATGCTACCGGCTGATCTGCAGCAGCCGGTTCGCGTACTTCTGCAACGCTATCCGGAATTACGTGGCTTGTTGGAAGAAAAGGGAATCCACTGTAATGAGTGTTTCGTCGCCGAGCGAGAAACCTTGGCTGGCGTAGCTGCCATGCATCATCTCGATCTACAGTTGCTGCTGCAGGACTGGGAAAAGCGCCGCGCGCGAGACGCCAACGCCTGA
- a CDS encoding L,D-transpeptidase, which produces MAFLGGCTSQLPSTPVHSVAYYAARIPPPPVSPAISPAPVQSVAPRDETLHIIVNTDQRKLYLYRGSTLLASYPVAIGFGGSAPRRIRGDNKTPVGHYHIGYVRWGTQYGPFMLLTYPNRHDAEWGLREGIISRSQYHAIVSAIDNGQVPPQNTPLGGYIGIHGMGPNFSYDRTARVFPGRWTAGCVALSNHDAQDIASMVEPGTPVEIVGQVASYPEQIDESGRLAFQYHHVADKGLKFGSSASGQSPQKVRNE; this is translated from the coding sequence ATGGCTTTTCTGGGCGGCTGTACTTCGCAGTTGCCGTCGACCCCGGTCCACTCGGTCGCCTACTACGCGGCGCGCATCCCCCCGCCACCGGTCAGTCCTGCGATTTCCCCGGCACCGGTGCAGTCCGTGGCGCCGCGGGATGAGACTTTGCACATTATCGTCAATACCGATCAGCGCAAGCTGTATCTATATCGCGGCTCGACCCTGTTGGCCAGCTATCCGGTTGCTATTGGCTTTGGCGGTTCGGCCCCGCGCCGGATTCGCGGCGATAACAAAACCCCCGTCGGGCACTATCACATAGGGTATGTACGCTGGGGAACCCAATACGGACCCTTCATGCTTCTCACCTATCCCAACCGGCACGACGCCGAATGGGGTTTACGTGAAGGGATCATCTCTCGGAGCCAGTATCACGCGATTGTGTCCGCCATCGACAATGGACAAGTACCGCCGCAGAACACGCCCTTGGGCGGATACATCGGAATTCACGGTATGGGACCAAACTTTTCTTATGATCGTACTGCCAGAGTGTTCCCAGGCCGCTGGACAGCGGGATGCGTGGCGCTCTCCAATCACGACGCACAAGATATTGCGAGCATGGTCGAACCCGGCACGCCAGTAGAAATTGTTGGACAGGTGGCGAGTTATCCCGAGCAGATTGACGAAAGCGGTCGTCTGGCTTTTCAGTATCATCACGTAGCGGATAAAGGACTGAAATTCGGCAGTTCAGCCAGCGGGCAGTCACCCCAAAAAGTGCGGAACGAGTGA
- a CDS encoding diguanylate cyclase: MGDQAIPARAYVLTTEECSVFDALPTAVVVFASDVILYANTVALQIFQADSIDQVLGQSVHKFIHPLDQERVIARIRRAETSHIINPPTEFRIYTCQHQVRIIALTSRTLLIDGRIGLIATFLDMTERCAMEKRLRDSDAQFQHLMNTMQDVFYRTDADGITRYVSASVRNILGYSPDEIIGLPAAAFYPDQDDRKELVEIIKKQGYVHDFPGQMRCRDGRIIDISISSTILLDETGQYAGVEGIWRDITQRRALERRLEELASRDELTGIANRRFSLEELEKRLSRYKRHQRDMSVCILDLDHFKRINDQHGHLAGDKVLREFSRVVQNELRSTDHFGRLGGEEFLLICEDSSIENTTSLARRILQKVSDHSVAISSQTSIQITVSIGATAMEAGDSTISTILSRADDALYQAKSEGRNRICWFAEMLLRDEI, from the coding sequence ATGGGCGACCAGGCCATACCGGCACGGGCTTACGTGCTTACGACAGAGGAATGCTCGGTCTTCGACGCCCTGCCCACTGCGGTCGTTGTCTTCGCGTCCGATGTCATTCTCTACGCCAATACGGTTGCGCTTCAAATTTTTCAGGCTGACAGCATCGATCAAGTTCTCGGACAATCCGTTCACAAATTCATTCATCCCCTCGACCAGGAGCGGGTCATCGCCCGCATTCGTCGCGCCGAGACGAGCCATATCATAAACCCGCCTACCGAGTTTCGGATTTACACCTGCCAGCATCAGGTTCGGATTATCGCCCTGACGAGTCGCACTTTGCTGATTGACGGCCGCATAGGCCTCATTGCCACTTTTCTCGACATGACCGAACGCTGCGCGATGGAAAAGCGTCTGCGTGACAGCGATGCGCAATTTCAACACCTCATGAACACCATGCAGGACGTTTTTTACCGCACTGATGCTGATGGCATCACACGCTATGTGAGCGCATCGGTGCGCAATATCCTTGGCTATTCTCCCGACGAGATTATTGGCCTGCCAGCCGCTGCGTTCTATCCTGACCAGGATGATCGCAAGGAACTCGTGGAAATCATAAAAAAACAGGGATATGTTCACGACTTTCCGGGACAGATGCGCTGCCGAGATGGAAGAATTATCGACATTTCCATCAGCAGTACCATTTTACTTGATGAAACGGGTCAGTATGCCGGGGTAGAGGGTATTTGGCGCGACATTACCCAACGTCGTGCACTGGAGCGCAGACTGGAAGAACTGGCAAGCCGAGATGAGCTCACCGGTATCGCCAACCGGCGCTTCAGTCTGGAAGAGCTGGAAAAGAGACTTTCGCGCTACAAACGCCATCAGCGCGATATGAGCGTGTGCATCCTGGACCTCGATCATTTCAAAAGAATCAATGATCAGCACGGACATTTGGCAGGGGATAAGGTACTCCGCGAATTTTCTCGGGTGGTTCAGAATGAGTTGCGCAGCACCGATCACTTCGGACGCCTTGGCGGAGAAGAGTTCCTCTTGATTTGCGAAGATTCTTCTATCGAGAATACCACCTCTCTGGCCAGACGGATCCTACAAAAAGTCAGCGATCACTCGGTGGCGATCAGCTCGCAAACGAGCATACAGATAACCGTCAGCATCGGTGCCACGGCGATGGAAGCAGGCGACAGTACCATCTCCACCATTTTATCTCGTGCCGATGATGCCCTTTACCAAGCCAAATCCGAGGGCCGCAACCGCATTTGCTGGTTTGCAGAAATGCTTCTTCGCGATGAGATCTGA